Proteins from a genomic interval of Arvicanthis niloticus isolate mArvNil1 chromosome 26, mArvNil1.pat.X, whole genome shotgun sequence:
- the LOC143438819 gene encoding olfactory receptor 8D1-like, producing MGTGNHSTAVVFVLVGLTQQPELLLPLFILFLGIYVVTAVGNLGMILLITVSPLLHTPMYYFLSSLSFVDLCYSTVITPKMLVNFLGKKNFITYSECMAQLFFFIIFVVAEGYLLTVMAYDRYVAICRPLLYNVIMSSRLCSLLVLVAFILGLSSSVVHTSAMMNLSFCKSHIISHYFCDVLPLLNLSCSSTHLNELLVFIIGGLNTLVPTLAVAISYVFIFCSILHIKSSKGRSKAFGTCSSHLMAVGIFFGSITFMYFKPSSSNSLEQENVSSEFYTTVIPMLNPLIYSLRNKDVKKALGRFFVRR from the coding sequence atGGGCACTGGGAATCATTCTACAGCAGTTGTGTTTGTCTTGGTGGGATTAACACAGCAGCCTGAGCTCCTGCTGCCCCTCTTCATTCTGTTCCTGGGCATCTATGTGGTGACTGCAGTGGGGAACCTGGGCATGATCCTGCTCATCACAGTCAGCCCACTGCTGCACACTCCCATGTACTATTTCCTCAGCAGCTTGTCCTTTGTTGATCTCTGCTATTCCACTGTCATTACACCCAAAATGCTGGTGAACTTCCTTGGGAAGAAAAATTTCATTACCTATTCTGAGTGCATGGCCCAGctctttttctttataatcttTGTGGTGGCTGAGGGTTACCTCCTGACTGTTATGGCAtatgatcgctatgtggccatctgcagaCCATTGCTGTATAATGTGATCATGTCCTCTAGACTCTGCTCACTGCTAGTTCTGGTTGCCTTCATCCTTGGCCTTTCATCTTCTGTGGTACACACAAGTGCTATGATGAATCTGAGCTTCTGTAAATCCCACATCATAAGCCATTATTTCTGTGATGTTCTTCCCTTGCTTAATCTCTCCTGTTCTAGCACACATCTCAATGAGCTTCTTGTATTTATCATTGGAGGGCTCAACACCTTGGTGCCCACTCTAGCGGTTGCTATTTCCTATGTCTTCATCTTCTGCAGCATCCTTCACATCAAGTCATCAAAGGGCAGGTCCAAAGCATTTGGAACCTGTAGCTCTCATCTCATGGCTGTGGGGATCTTCTTTGGCTCTATCACCTTCATGTATTTCAAGCCTTCTTCAAGTAACTCTCTAGAGCAAGAAAATGTGTCATCTGAGTTCTATACCACAGTGATCCCTATGCTGAACCCATTAATATATAGTTTGAGgaacaaggatgtgaagaaagcatTGGGCAGATTCTTTGTAAGGAGATAA